A genomic window from Alphaproteobacteria bacterium includes:
- a CDS encoding ACP S-malonyltransferase: protein DVCAVANDNAPGQVVVSGDKAAVERAAKLASDEGLRAMMLPVSAPFHCSLMKPAADAMADALSKVMLEAPVVPLIANVTASPVSDPLAIRNLLVEQVTSRVRWRECVLAMQERGVDRLIEVGVGKVLTGLTRRIARELGAVSVHTPADVEAFLKTL from the coding sequence GACGTTTGCGCCGTCGCCAATGACAATGCGCCCGGCCAAGTCGTCGTGAGCGGCGACAAAGCGGCGGTCGAACGGGCGGCGAAGCTTGCGTCCGATGAAGGTTTGCGCGCGATGATGTTGCCGGTAAGCGCACCCTTCCATTGTTCCTTGATGAAGCCTGCGGCCGACGCAATGGCGGATGCGCTCAGCAAGGTCATGCTCGAAGCGCCCGTGGTACCCCTCATCGCGAACGTGACCGCTTCGCCCGTAAGCGACCCGCTTGCGATCCGGAATCTGCTGGTCGAGCAAGTGACGAGCCGCGTGCGCTGGCGCGAATGCGTGCTGGCCATGCAGGAGCGCGGCGTTGACCGTTTGATCGAGGTCGGCGTGGGCAAGGTGCTGACAGGCCTCACGCGCCGGATAGCACGGGAACTCGGGGCCGTTTCGGTTCACACGCCGGCCGATGTCGAGGCGTTCCTGAAAACCCTTTAG